The Chryseobacterium geocarposphaerae genome window below encodes:
- the rpsF gene encoding 30S ribosomal protein S6 — protein sequence MNNYETVFILTPVLSESQVEEAVNKFVDLLKEKNCEIVAKENWGLKKLAYPIQLKKNGFYTLIEFKGEGTVVADLELAFKRDERVIRYLTTKLDKHAVEYAVTRRAKVKAAKA from the coding sequence ATGAACAATTACGAAACTGTTTTCATTTTAACTCCCGTTCTATCTGAGTCACAGGTAGAGGAAGCAGTGAACAAATTTGTAGACCTTTTAAAAGAAAAGAACTGCGAAATCGTTGCTAAAGAAAACTGGGGATTAAAAAAATTAGCTTATCCGATCCAATTGAAAAAGAACGGATTCTACACTTTAATCGAATTTAAAGGAGAAGGTACTGTAGTTGCTGATCTAGAATTAGCATTCAAACGTGACGAAAGAGTAATTCGTTACCTTACTACAAAACTAGACAAACACGCTGTAGAGTACGCTGTAACAAGAAGAGCAAAAGTAAAAGCAGCTAAAGCTTAA
- a CDS encoding chloride channel protein, with protein sequence MLKFLSPIRKSLKKSFDNIRNEQLKHNLLQAIPFWIGSVITGFFAVMYAKIFAWGENLLHFILDWHSWMIFIIAPVGFVLSWWLVKEFAPNAKGSGIPQVMAAVELANPKEHKKIRSLLSLKIIVFKIISSVVLVIGGGAVGREGPTIQVAGSVFRKVNEYLPEWWPKISKKNMIMTGAAAGLAAAFNTPLGGIVFAVEELSKTHINYFKTALFTAVIIAGLTAQTLAGSYLYLGYPKTNDVSLMVMFPIILVAGTAGILASQLSVTMLKMNDWKKRKLKTDRTNVVFLVISALIIASIAFFINREILGSGKEIMERVLFTKDKHEDWYVPVLRMLGPALSFTSGGAGGIFAPALTAGASIGSVISGFIHLSSNETNVVVLAGMVAFLTGITRAPFTSAIIVLEMTDRHSLIFHLMLAGMVSSIASILVSRHSLYDALKMRFLEELRR encoded by the coding sequence ATGTTGAAATTTTTATCACCCATTCGAAAATCTCTGAAAAAATCTTTCGACAACATCCGAAACGAACAGCTGAAACACAACCTGCTTCAGGCCATTCCGTTCTGGATTGGTTCAGTGATTACCGGTTTTTTTGCTGTGATGTACGCCAAAATATTTGCGTGGGGAGAAAATCTTCTACATTTCATTCTCGACTGGCATTCCTGGATGATTTTCATCATTGCTCCGGTTGGTTTTGTATTGTCGTGGTGGCTGGTCAAAGAATTTGCACCCAATGCCAAAGGAAGCGGAATTCCACAGGTAATGGCTGCTGTAGAATTGGCTAATCCGAAAGAACATAAAAAAATCCGAAGTCTTTTAAGTTTAAAAATAATTGTTTTTAAAATTATTTCATCAGTGGTTTTAGTCATTGGTGGTGGTGCAGTTGGTAGAGAAGGTCCCACCATCCAGGTGGCGGGCTCCGTTTTCAGAAAAGTAAATGAATACCTTCCGGAATGGTGGCCAAAAATTTCCAAGAAAAATATGATTATGACCGGAGCTGCAGCCGGACTTGCAGCTGCATTTAATACGCCACTTGGAGGAATTGTATTTGCTGTGGAAGAACTTTCTAAAACTCATATCAATTATTTTAAAACAGCTTTATTTACTGCGGTTATTATTGCCGGGCTAACTGCCCAGACTTTAGCCGGTTCCTATTTATATTTAGGCTATCCAAAAACGAATGATGTTTCATTAATGGTGATGTTTCCAATTATTTTAGTCGCAGGAACTGCTGGGATTTTAGCCAGTCAGCTTTCTGTCACTATGCTAAAGATGAACGACTGGAAGAAAAGAAAACTAAAAACTGACAGAACTAATGTTGTTTTCCTGGTCATTAGTGCTTTAATTATTGCTTCAATCGCCTTCTTTATCAATAGAGAAATTCTGGGTTCAGGAAAAGAGATCATGGAGAGGGTGCTTTTCACAAAAGATAAACATGAAGACTGGTATGTTCCAGTGTTAAGAATGTTGGGTCCTGCCCTGTCTTTTACTTCCGGAGGTGCCGGTGGAATTTTCGCTCCTGCCCTAACTGCCGGAGCAAGTATCGGATCTGTAATTTCCGGATTTATTCATCTGAGTTCCAACGAAACCAATGTAGTTGTTCTCGCCGGAATGGTCGCTTTTCTGACCGGAATTACGAGAGCTCCGTTTACATCAGCGATTATCGTTCTGGAAATGACTGACAGGCATTCATTAATTTTCCATTTGATGTTGGCTGGAATGGTTTCTTCCATTGCTTCGATTTTAGTAAGCAGGCATTCTTTATATGACGCTTTAAAAATGAGATTTTTAGAAGAACTGAGACGATAA
- a CDS encoding beta-lactamase family protein, whose translation MQKNQVVYSSNALEKITNRITKYNYNSETKKYVKSTDVEGKKAYPGNGIAVTLPAFLKWSSHLSTTDFLHQKTKDIMWQPFEYGNEKDVFAYGWEINKANNILSYGFSGGNVSAYRFFPQNNMAIIMLSNGYNFFPAQYHMVNHIAAIMDKNLTDSYSLAEESIIAEFAKKNNIQNAEKNYFTIKSKNPKLDFENTLNNLGYILMRNSRMDEAIKVFKLNAVEHPQSGSAFDSLGEGYFLAKNYTLSLENYKKSLELDPQNTNAKNMIEKINGIQVQRN comes from the coding sequence ATGCAAAAAAATCAAGTTGTTTATTCATCAAATGCTCTTGAAAAAATTACCAATCGTATTACAAAGTATAATTACAATTCGGAAACAAAAAAATATGTAAAGTCTACAGATGTTGAAGGGAAAAAGGCATATCCGGGAAATGGAATAGCCGTTACTCTACCTGCCTTTTTAAAATGGAGCAGCCATTTAAGCACAACAGATTTCCTACATCAAAAAACGAAAGATATCATGTGGCAACCGTTTGAATATGGAAATGAAAAAGATGTTTTTGCATACGGCTGGGAAATTAATAAAGCCAACAACATTCTGTCCTATGGCTTTTCCGGTGGAAATGTAAGTGCTTACAGGTTTTTTCCACAGAATAATATGGCGATAATCATGCTATCGAACGGGTATAATTTTTTCCCTGCACAATATCACATGGTCAACCACATTGCTGCAATAATGGATAAAAACCTGACAGATAGTTATTCCCTGGCTGAAGAATCCATTATAGCTGAATTTGCTAAAAAAAATAACATTCAAAATGCTGAAAAAAACTATTTTACCATCAAATCTAAAAACCCAAAACTGGATTTTGAAAACACCCTAAATAATCTCGGTTATATTTTAATGAGAAATTCAAGGATGGATGAAGCGATTAAAGTTTTTAAATTAAATGCAGTAGAGCATCCTCAATCCGGAAGTGCTTTTGACAGTTTAGGAGAAGGTTATTTTTTGGCAAAAAACTACACCCTATCTCTTGAAAATTATAAAAAGTCTTTAGAATTAGATCCTCAAAATACCAATGCGAAAAATATGATTGAAAAGATCAATGGTATTCAGGTTCAAAGAAATTAA
- a CDS encoding serine hydrolase domain-containing protein, with product MKQILLTALAINISATAFSQQTNQFKLIDNYVQEAIKTNQIPGLAIGVIKDGEVIFEQYYGTENLEDAKKVSPSSMFRIYSTSKLMTDVGVFQLIEQGKLSLEDNVSKYVDNLPKDWQHVKVKNLLTHSSGMPDFVAFSDILPEYSGPKTIERLSKEKMDFKTGNEFRYNQTNYMLLSMIIERITGQSFEDFILNNQFSDAKKSSCLFIKCS from the coding sequence ATGAAACAAATTCTCCTGACCGCTTTAGCTATAAATATTTCTGCCACTGCTTTTTCGCAGCAAACGAATCAATTTAAACTAATTGATAATTACGTACAAGAAGCTATCAAAACAAATCAAATTCCCGGTTTAGCGATTGGTGTTATAAAAGATGGCGAAGTCATTTTTGAACAATATTACGGTACAGAAAATTTAGAAGATGCTAAAAAAGTCAGTCCAAGTTCAATGTTCAGGATATATTCCACTTCAAAATTAATGACCGATGTAGGCGTTTTTCAACTGATTGAACAGGGAAAACTTTCTTTGGAAGATAATGTTTCGAAATATGTTGACAATCTTCCCAAAGACTGGCAGCATGTAAAAGTAAAAAACCTTTTGACCCATTCTTCGGGAATGCCGGATTTTGTTGCATTCAGTGATATTTTGCCCGAATATTCTGGTCCTAAAACCATTGAACGTTTGAGCAAAGAGAAAATGGACTTTAAAACTGGGAATGAATTCAGATATAATCAAACGAATTATATGCTTCTCTCAATGATTATTGAAAGAATTACCGGACAATCTTTTGAGGATTTTATTCTAAATAATCAATTTTCTGATGCAAAAAAATCAAGTTGTTTATTCATCAAATGCTCTTGA
- a CDS encoding dihydrolipoamide acetyltransferase family protein has product MAEYKLLLPSMGEGVMEATIITWLFSEGDNVKEDDSVVEIATDKVDSDVPTPVSGKIVKILKQKDEVAKVGEAIAILEIEGEGGNTAVEEVQTETPAATPDAETLKTIEQPLQVAASTEFSGDLYLSPLVKSIAQQENISEPELKTIEGSGLEGRITKEDILAYVKNRGNQPVPQAAPVQVASTPQPTASSTPASTIPVAAGDEIIPMDRMRKIIAENMVKAKQIAPHVTSFIETDVTNVVKWRNKNKAVFEKREGEKLTFMPIFVRAVVKAIQDFPMINVSVNGENIIKKKNINIGMATALPDGNLIVPVIKNADQLSLSGLAKAINDLAYRARNKKLRPEDTQGATYTISNVGSFGNLMGTPIIPQPQVAILAIGAIVKKPAVLETADGDVIAIRNLMFMSHSYDHRVVDGSLGGMMLKHVHDYLENWDLNTEI; this is encoded by the coding sequence ATGGCAGAGTACAAATTATTGCTTCCTTCCATGGGAGAAGGTGTTATGGAAGCTACTATTATCACTTGGTTATTCAGTGAAGGTGATAATGTAAAGGAAGATGATTCCGTAGTAGAAATTGCAACAGATAAAGTAGATTCAGACGTTCCGACACCGGTTTCGGGGAAAATCGTAAAGATTTTGAAACAGAAGGATGAAGTTGCAAAGGTAGGTGAAGCTATTGCTATTTTAGAGATTGAAGGAGAAGGCGGAAATACAGCTGTAGAAGAGGTACAAACTGAAACTCCGGCAGCAACTCCGGATGCTGAAACTTTAAAAACAATTGAACAGCCTCTTCAGGTAGCTGCTTCAACAGAATTTTCGGGAGATCTTTATCTGTCCCCACTTGTAAAATCAATTGCACAACAAGAAAATATTTCTGAACCTGAACTAAAAACTATTGAAGGAAGCGGTTTAGAAGGAAGAATTACAAAAGAAGATATTTTAGCTTACGTTAAAAACAGAGGAAATCAGCCAGTTCCACAAGCAGCTCCGGTACAAGTAGCTTCTACTCCACAACCGACAGCTTCTTCAACTCCGGCTTCTACAATCCCTGTTGCAGCAGGTGATGAAATCATTCCAATGGACAGAATGAGAAAGATCATCGCTGAAAACATGGTGAAAGCTAAACAAATTGCACCACACGTAACTTCTTTCATTGAAACAGATGTTACCAATGTTGTAAAATGGAGAAACAAAAACAAAGCGGTTTTCGAAAAACGTGAAGGTGAAAAACTAACGTTCATGCCTATTTTCGTGAGAGCTGTTGTAAAAGCAATCCAGGATTTCCCAATGATCAACGTCTCTGTGAATGGTGAAAACATCATTAAAAAGAAAAACATCAATATTGGTATGGCAACCGCTTTACCAGACGGAAACCTTATTGTTCCTGTTATTAAAAATGCAGATCAGTTGTCACTTTCGGGATTGGCAAAAGCTATTAATGATCTAGCTTACAGAGCAAGAAACAAAAAATTGAGACCTGAAGATACTCAGGGAGCAACATACACGATTTCTAACGTTGGAAGCTTCGGAAACCTTATGGGAACACCGATTATTCCTCAGCCACAGGTTGCGATCTTAGCAATCGGAGCTATCGTTAAAAAACCTGCAGTTCTTGAAACAGCTGATGGTGATGTAATTGCAATCAGAAACCTGATGTTCATGTCTCATTCTTACGATCACAGAGTGGTAGACGGATCTCTGGGTGGAATGATGTTGAAACACGTTCACGATTACCTTGAAAACTGGGATCTGAATACGGAAATTTAA
- a CDS encoding SAM hydrolase/SAM-dependent halogenase family protein, with protein MSIITLTSDFGNLDYRVAAVKGSILSLNQKVNIVDITHDIQAFNLIQTSYIVRNAYKHFPKGSIHIISVDSFQHKSRKNILYKADGHYFIAADNGLLSLIFFDIKPEAIFEITLNNRFDDIVNFTSTDVFVPAAVHLANGGLPGVIGRKIDTAKQLLFPKPVYNESEKMIIGEVTYIDNFGNIISNISKDFFESVGNGYENFTIKFRNLALSKVFSSHTEVVSDWERETEYHGQSAAIFNDSQLLELTIYKGSKKNGAKSLFGMNVGENIYIEFS; from the coding sequence ATGTCAATTATTACCCTTACTTCAGATTTCGGAAATTTGGATTACAGAGTTGCCGCTGTGAAAGGCAGTATTCTTTCTCTGAATCAGAAGGTTAATATTGTTGATATCACCCACGATATTCAGGCTTTCAACCTTATTCAGACTTCATATATTGTAAGAAACGCTTATAAACATTTTCCGAAAGGCAGTATTCATATCATTTCTGTCGATAGTTTTCAGCACAAATCGAGAAAAAATATTTTATACAAAGCAGATGGTCATTACTTTATTGCAGCGGATAACGGTCTTTTAAGCTTAATATTTTTTGATATCAAACCCGAAGCAATTTTTGAAATTACTTTAAATAACAGGTTTGATGATATCGTTAATTTCACTTCAACAGATGTTTTCGTTCCTGCAGCAGTACATTTGGCGAACGGAGGACTTCCCGGAGTGATCGGGCGAAAAATTGATACCGCAAAGCAGCTTTTATTCCCGAAACCTGTATATAACGAATCTGAAAAGATGATCATTGGAGAAGTAACATATATTGATAATTTCGGAAATATCATTTCAAATATCAGTAAAGATTTTTTTGAAAGTGTAGGAAACGGATATGAAAACTTCACGATCAAATTCAGGAACTTAGCCCTTTCAAAAGTTTTTTCCAGTCATACGGAAGTCGTTTCGGATTGGGAAAGAGAAACGGAATATCACGGTCAGTCGGCAGCAATCTTCAATGACAGTCAGCTTTTGGAGCTTACCATCTATAAAGGAAGCAAGAAAAACGGAGCAAAAAGCCTGTTTGGAATGAACGTAGGAGAGAACATTTATATCGAATTTTCCTAA
- a CDS encoding PhoH family protein, giving the protein MFELTYDLEDIDMKIFYGVNNQFFNLIKSSFPTLKITGRDHFIFAMGNQEALDIFKQKLDDIVKFISKNNFIELKDVENILNLKDENEKQLVFDQDIIVKGVNGKVIKAKTTNLKKLVKETEKKDMVFAIGPAGTGKTYTSVALAARALRDKAVKRIVLTRPAVEAGESLGFLPGDLKEKLDPYLQPLYDALRDMIPHEKLEGFMEKKVIEVAPLAFMRGRTLDDAFVILDEAQNTTHSQMKMFLTRMGMNAKFIITGDPSQVDLPPKQQSGLKEAMRILKDVKEIGFVHLTEEDVVRHPVVKKIILAYNEEEKRQRE; this is encoded by the coding sequence ATGTTTGAATTGACATATGATTTGGAAGATATCGACATGAAAATCTTCTATGGAGTTAATAACCAATTTTTCAATTTAATAAAATCAAGCTTTCCTACTCTTAAAATCACAGGAAGAGACCATTTTATCTTTGCGATGGGGAATCAGGAAGCGTTGGATATATTTAAACAGAAGCTTGATGATATTGTTAAGTTTATTTCGAAAAACAACTTTATCGAGCTTAAAGACGTAGAAAATATTCTTAATTTAAAAGACGAGAATGAAAAACAGCTTGTTTTTGATCAGGATATTATTGTAAAAGGGGTAAATGGTAAAGTGATTAAAGCGAAAACCACCAATCTTAAAAAATTAGTGAAAGAAACTGAGAAAAAAGATATGGTTTTTGCAATCGGACCTGCTGGAACAGGGAAGACTTATACCAGTGTAGCTTTAGCAGCACGAGCTTTAAGAGATAAGGCGGTAAAAAGAATTGTATTGACCAGACCGGCTGTAGAAGCGGGGGAGAGTCTAGGGTTTTTACCAGGTGACCTTAAAGAAAAACTGGATCCGTATTTACAACCTTTATATGATGCGCTTAGAGATATGATTCCTCATGAAAAACTGGAAGGTTTTATGGAGAAAAAAGTAATCGAGGTGGCGCCACTGGCTTTTATGAGAGGACGAACTTTGGATGATGCTTTTGTAATTCTGGATGAAGCACAGAATACAACACATTCTCAGATGAAAATGTTTTTAACGAGAATGGGAATGAATGCGAAGTTTATCATTACAGGAGATCCGAGCCAGGTAGACTTGCCACCCAAACAACAATCAGGATTGAAAGAGGCTATGAGAATTCTGAAAGATGTTAAAGAAATAGGATTTGTTCATCTAACGGAAGAAGATGTAGTAAGACACCCTGTTGTTAAGAAAATTATCCTGGCTTATAATGAAGAAGAAAAGAGGCAAAGAGAATAA
- a CDS encoding porin family protein: MKKLLLIAAVAVMGSSAYAQEFRFGPKAGFAMSTLKIDEKQDDAGKRTMDPKYTFYIGGMAEYKINDNFGFQAEVLYSPLGAKEKIDGINAGIIFVGEQTKVNLGTLLIPVSAKYFISENFSVAAGANFGVILSAKQKTVIGSDFADMEIEGDSGEVDIKDDIKTLNIAPFVGVEYMFENGFFIDGRYSLGVSNLSNDGSGGKVTNSFAQIGVGFKFGGN, translated from the coding sequence ATGAAAAAACTTTTACTTATTGCAGCAGTAGCTGTCATGGGAAGCAGTGCTTACGCACAGGAATTCAGATTCGGACCAAAAGCTGGTTTTGCAATGTCTACCTTAAAAATTGATGAAAAGCAGGATGATGCGGGAAAAAGAACTATGGATCCCAAATACACTTTTTACATTGGAGGTATGGCAGAATACAAAATCAACGATAATTTCGGATTTCAGGCTGAAGTTTTATACTCTCCGCTTGGAGCAAAAGAAAAAATCGATGGAATAAATGCAGGAATCATTTTCGTAGGTGAGCAGACTAAGGTTAACTTAGGAACATTACTGATACCGGTTTCTGCAAAATATTTTATATCAGAAAATTTCTCTGTTGCTGCAGGAGCTAATTTTGGAGTTATTCTTTCCGCTAAGCAAAAAACGGTAATAGGTTCTGATTTTGCCGACATGGAAATTGAAGGAGATTCTGGAGAGGTAGATATTAAAGATGATATCAAGACATTAAACATCGCTCCATTTGTAGGTGTAGAATATATGTTTGAGAACGGATTCTTCATCGATGGAAGATACAGTTTGGGAGTATCCAACCTTTCTAATGACGGAAGCGGAGGAAAAGTAACGAATAGCTTTGCTCAAATCGGAGTAGGTTTTAAATTTGGAGGTAACTAA
- a CDS encoding outer membrane protein has translation MKKLLLASAIALFGLSNAQIAKGTTYLSGSVGYSQVETNNGNNKTENFNVLPTVGYFVGTNLAVGLGVGYQTQKETNISTTTLSGATIVNTNEVKEPAFVVAPFVRKYWTLSDKLYIFGQLAVPMQFGKTEVENTTVATSGSTTTTNSTSTEAKYTQVGVTVKPGLDYFLNKNWSIEATIGEFGYNNYKPKDGDATNNYNFGLNLSSVTFGVKYVFAK, from the coding sequence ATGAAAAAATTATTATTAGCAAGTGCTATTGCACTTTTCGGTCTATCTAATGCACAGATTGCTAAAGGAACAACTTACCTATCAGGATCTGTAGGATATTCTCAAGTAGAAACTAACAACGGAAACAATAAAACAGAAAACTTCAACGTATTGCCAACAGTTGGATATTTTGTAGGAACAAACTTAGCAGTAGGTTTAGGAGTTGGATACCAGACTCAAAAAGAGACTAATATTTCAACTACTACATTATCAGGTGCTACAATCGTAAACACTAACGAAGTAAAAGAGCCTGCTTTCGTTGTAGCTCCTTTCGTAAGAAAATACTGGACATTATCTGATAAATTATATATTTTCGGTCAATTGGCAGTACCAATGCAGTTTGGAAAAACTGAGGTTGAGAACACTACTGTAGCTACTTCAGGTTCTACTACTACAACAAATTCAACTTCTACTGAAGCTAAATACACTCAGGTTGGTGTAACTGTAAAACCAGGTTTAGATTATTTCCTAAACAAAAACTGGTCTATTGAAGCTACTATCGGTGAGTTTGGGTACAACAACTACAAACCAAAAGATGGTGATGCTACAAACAACTACAACTTCGGTTTGAACTTATCTTCTGTAACTTTCGGAGTTAAATATGTTTTCGCTAAATAA
- a CDS encoding outer membrane protein, whose product MKKIILTCAIVLFGLSNAQIKTGTVYVSGQVSYSKEENKNINTTINDFKIIPTVGVFVAKNLAVGTGVGFTNKKEEDSEVYSGGSFTTFVDYAGEKKAVVVAPFVRKYWTLSDNLYIFGQLEIPMEFGKINQDALVTYVDEMYGYIDHQTLSVETKYTSIGVTVKPGLDYFLNKNWSIEATIGEFGYKNFKYKEEDAKALNNYNFGLNLSSISFGVKYVFAK is encoded by the coding sequence ATGAAAAAAATCATATTAACATGTGCTATTGTACTTTTCGGGCTTTCTAATGCCCAGATTAAAACAGGAACGGTATATGTTTCAGGACAGGTAAGTTATTCTAAAGAAGAGAATAAAAATATTAATACTACAATCAATGACTTCAAAATAATACCTACAGTAGGAGTATTTGTAGCTAAAAACTTAGCTGTGGGAACAGGTGTAGGATTCACTAACAAAAAAGAAGAAGATAGCGAAGTTTACAGTGGCGGCTCTTTTACTACTTTTGTTGACTATGCAGGAGAAAAAAAGGCTGTTGTGGTAGCTCCTTTTGTAAGAAAATACTGGACTTTATCAGATAATTTATATATTTTTGGCCAGCTTGAAATTCCAATGGAATTTGGAAAAATAAATCAGGATGCTTTGGTTACCTATGTAGATGAAATGTATGGATATATAGACCATCAAACGCTATCTGTTGAAACAAAATATACTTCAATCGGAGTAACTGTAAAACCAGGTCTAGATTATTTCTTAAATAAAAACTGGTCTATTGAAGCAACAATAGGAGAGTTCGGGTACAAGAACTTCAAGTATAAAGAGGAAGATGCCAAAGCTCTTAACAATTATAATTTTGGTTTAAACTTATCTTCCATCTCTTTTGGAGTAAAATATGTTTTTGCAAAATAA
- a CDS encoding outer membrane protein, with translation MKKLLLAGAVALFGLSNAQMTKGDWVISGNTGMGFNSVDTKTKVEGQSYDGAKVSTFSVTPSVGYFVIDKLAVGIDLGFTSITTKEDGDKSTISSFSVMPTATYYFANSSKLVPFLGAGIGYASNKTKETYSGTTDEYTADGLAWKVKGGVTYMATQSLGVNLGVSFDQFSNKDTFMGTEFKNTVNTFGVNVGFSYFIKAKAQKGDK, from the coding sequence ATGAAAAAATTATTACTAGCGGGTGCAGTTGCACTTTTCGGTTTGTCAAATGCTCAAATGACTAAAGGAGACTGGGTAATCAGTGGAAATACTGGTATGGGTTTCAACAGTGTTGATACAAAAACTAAAGTGGAAGGACAAAGCTATGATGGAGCAAAGGTAAGTACTTTCTCTGTTACTCCTTCTGTAGGATATTTCGTAATTGATAAATTAGCAGTTGGAATCGATTTAGGATTTACAAGTATTACCACAAAAGAAGACGGAGATAAGTCTACAATTTCCAGTTTTTCTGTAATGCCAACAGCAACGTATTATTTTGCGAACAGCAGTAAGCTGGTTCCTTTTTTAGGAGCGGGTATTGGATATGCATCTAACAAAACGAAAGAAACTTATTCAGGAACTACAGATGAATACACTGCAGATGGTCTTGCTTGGAAAGTGAAAGGAGGAGTGACTTATATGGCTACTCAGTCTTTAGGGGTTAATTTAGGAGTTTCTTTTGATCAGTTTTCCAATAAAGACACTTTTATGGGAACAGAATTTAAAAATACAGTAAACACTTTTGGTGTAAATGTAGGTTTCTCTTATTTCATCAAAGCTAAGGCTCAGAAAGGAGATAAATAA
- a CDS encoding TM2 domain-containing protein, with protein sequence MEINEKQENYNYNQQPYKSEKKLVAGLLGILLGTFAIHKFYLGYTKTGIIQLVLGIVTCGIVGIVGFIEGIIYLTKSDEEFDRTYVQNQKEWF encoded by the coding sequence ATGGAAATTAACGAAAAACAAGAAAATTACAATTACAATCAACAGCCTTACAAATCTGAGAAAAAGCTTGTTGCAGGTCTATTAGGTATTTTATTGGGTACATTTGCTATTCATAAATTTTACTTAGGATATACAAAAACAGGAATCATTCAGTTAGTTTTGGGGATTGTAACATGCGGAATTGTTGGAATTGTAGGATTTATAGAAGGAATCATTTACCTTACAAAATCGGATGAGGAATTCGACAGAACATACGTTCAAAATCAAAAAGAATGGTTTTAA
- the ffh gene encoding signal recognition particle protein, with protein sequence MFNSLQDKLDKALHNISGRGKITEINVAETVKEIRRALVDADVNYKVAKDLTKRVQDKALGQDVLTSLTPGQLMTKIVHDELVDLMGGSQEGINLSGKPSVILIAGLQGSGKTTFSGKLANYLKTKRNKKPLLVACDVYRPAAIDQLKVLGGQIGVPVFTEEGSTNPSTIAENAINFAKSNGHDVVIVDTAGRLAIDEQMMNEIKSVHYFIKPNETLFVVDSMTGQDAVNTAKAFNDALNFDGVVLTKLDGDTRGGAALTIRSVVEKPIKFISTGEKMEALDLFYPERMADRILGMGDVVSLVERAQEQFDEEEAKKLHKKIAKNEFGFDDFLKQINQIKKMGNMKDLMGMIPGVGKAIKDVEISDDAFKHIEAIIYSMTPEERRKPSIINTQRKNRIAKGAGRKIEDVNQLMKQFDQMGKMMKMMQGPQGKQMMQMMSKMPNMPGMGGMFGK encoded by the coding sequence ATGTTTAATAGTTTACAGGATAAATTAGACAAAGCGCTTCATAATATTTCAGGACGTGGAAAGATCACGGAAATCAATGTTGCGGAGACCGTAAAGGAAATTCGTAGAGCATTGGTAGATGCCGATGTTAATTATAAAGTTGCAAAAGATCTTACTAAAAGAGTTCAGGATAAAGCTTTAGGGCAGGATGTTCTTACTTCCCTAACTCCGGGACAATTGATGACGAAGATTGTTCATGACGAATTGGTAGATTTAATGGGAGGTTCTCAGGAGGGAATCAACCTTTCCGGAAAACCTTCTGTAATTTTGATTGCAGGTCTTCAGGGTTCCGGTAAAACTACTTTCTCTGGAAAATTAGCTAATTATTTAAAGACAAAAAGAAATAAAAAACCTCTTTTGGTTGCTTGTGATGTGTATCGTCCCGCGGCAATCGACCAGCTGAAAGTTTTGGGTGGACAGATCGGGGTTCCTGTTTTCACGGAAGAAGGTTCTACAAATCCTTCTACCATTGCAGAAAACGCCATCAATTTTGCCAAATCAAATGGTCATGATGTTGTGATCGTCGATACTGCAGGTCGTCTGGCAATTGATGAGCAGATGATGAACGAGATTAAATCGGTTCATTATTTCATTAAACCCAACGAAACCCTTTTTGTTGTTGACTCAATGACAGGTCAGGATGCTGTAAATACAGCAAAGGCATTCAACGATGCTTTGAATTTTGACGGAGTTGTTTTAACTAAATTGGATGGTGATACCCGTGGTGGAGCTGCTTTAACAATTCGTTCGGTAGTTGAAAAGCCAATCAAATTCATTTCTACAGGTGAGAAAATGGAAGCTTTGGATCTTTTCTACCCGGAAAGGATGGCAGACAGAATCCTGGGAATGGGAGACGTTGTTTCCTTGGTAGAAAGAGCCCAGGAACAGTTTGATGAAGAAGAAGCTAAGAAGCTTCATAAGAAAATCGCTAAGAATGAGTTTGGTTTTGATGACTTCTTAAAGCAGATCAATCAAATCAAAAAGATGGGTAACATGAAGGATTTGATGGGAATGATTCCGGGAGTTGGAAAAGCAATTAAAGATGTAGAGATCAGCGATGACGCTTTTAAACACATTGAAGCAATCATCTACTCTATGACTCCTGAAGAAAGAAGGAAACCTTCCATTATCAATACTCAGAGAAAAAACAGAATTGCGAAAGGTGCGGGAAGAAAGATTGAAGATGTAAATCAATTGATGAAACAGTTCGACCAAATGGGTAAAATGATGAAAATGATGCAGGGACCTCAGGGAAAACAAATGATGCAGATGATGAGCAAAATGCCAAATATGCCTGGAATGGGCGGAATGTTTGGGAAATAA